AGATTTGTTGTAGCAATAAGCACTCCTTCAAAATTTTCAATCTGCTCTAAAAAGATGTTTTGCATCTGGTTATGCATTTTATCAGCACTGCTTCCAGGAGATTGGCTACGAGCACTTAAGAATTGATCTGCTTCATTGAGTAGAAGTACCGGCTCACTTTTGGCTTTTTGACTAAGATCCCTATAGGTATCAAAAATCTTGCGTACATTTTTTTCACTCTCACCCACATACATAGAGAGAATTTTAGAGCAATCAAAACTAAGAACTGGCTTTTTAAGAGATTTTGCTAGTGAAAGCGCTGTAAGCGTCTTTCCCGTTCCTGGAGGACCATAAAAAATGATCCTTGCATCAACGCCTCGTTTTTTTGTTTTAATACCCCACTTTTTGAGTCTCTCAGCTACGCGTCTATCCATCTGTCGCAAAAGGGCATCGAGAGTTTTTCTCGTCTCGGGATGCAATACCACATCATCGAGGGTAGTTTTTGGCTCAATGAGCTCAAAAATATCTTGCTCTTTTATGAGGTTTTGGAGTTTGAGTTTTTTACTACGCTTACGATCTGGATGGACTATGCGCTGCATGATATCTTCTACAACAAAAAAGCTTCGAGAGAGATTACCAAAAGGGGTAAGCACCTCATCATAATCAATGAGCCCATTGGCTATAAGTTTTGCATGCTCTTCAAGAAGGGATCTATTTTCTATACGTTCATACTCATTAAAACTAATAAGATCAATAAGTGCATTCATCTCTCTTAAACCACCCTCGTTCCCTGCATACTCCTCTTTAAGTAGAGCCAAAAAAATAATCTGCTCTTTTTGTGAAAGAGCATACTCTTGGAAGAGTTTTTCTACCTCAAGCTCTTTTGTTGTTACTTGCAATCTCTCTTTGATACGGTTTTCTAAAAGATTGAGTTTGTTTTTGAGTCTATTAATTGTAGGAGCATCTGTGCTGTAATTTTGGCGTGCCTGTGCAATTTTTTGATAGATCTCTATGCGAAAAAATTGATCCTCAAAATATTCAAGATGATCCTCATAAGGCTTTATTTCAGGCAAAGCAAGCTCTACATTACCCTCTTCCAAAAGACGCAAAAAGGGAACACTCAGAGCAATTTCACTATGAAGAAGCTCTAACTTCGTAAAGTCATTGGATTTGAGTGAGCCAAACCCACCTTGTACTATCCATCCTAAATCTAGTAGATTTTTTATCAAATGGAGCTTATCAAGATAGATAAACCTCTCCTCTCCATAAATGTCATTCAAAACATCAAAAACATTTACCTCATCTTCACCATTGATGTACTCTTTGGTAAGATATTGCAAAATTTTCGCTTCCTCTTCACTCACCTTGAGGTGCGGGAAAATTTTGGCTTTTTTTACATCTTTGACCTGTAAAAAATCTTTCAAAAATTCCATTAACTCTCCATAAAAGAATATAAAAGTGCTATCTCTTTGTCCCAGATAGTATCATCAATCGTTTCTAAAATCAAGGGGATATCTTTGATGCGCTCATCTTGCATGATAAAACGAAATGCATCAAGACCGATCTCCCCTTTGCCAAGAGAGTGGTGGCGATCTACTCGGCTTGCAAATTTGGCTTTAGAATCGTTAATGTGCATTCCCCGTAGATACTGAAATCCAACAATCTTATCAAACTCTTGCATTGTCTTTTCATAAGCCTCTTTTGTGCGCAAATCATACCCAGCTGCAAACATATGCGCAGTATCAAGACATACTCCAACACGTGATTTATCAATAGATTTATCGATAAGATAGCGTAGATGTTCAAATTTGTATCCTAAATTGCTTCCCTGTCCCGCTGTATTTTCAATCACAAGTGTCACAGAGCTACTTTGCTTGAGCGTCTCATTCATAGCCTCACTAATACGATCCAAACACTCCTCTTCACTTATCTTTTTAAGGTGACTTCCGGGATGAAAGTTGAGCTTATCAAGTCCTAACTGCTCGCAACGTTGTACTTCATCTATAAATGCATCTAAGCTCTTTTGCCACTTCTCATCTTCTGGATGGCCTAGATTAATGAGATAACTATCATGTGGCAATATATGTTTTTTTTCAATACCAACCTTTTCCACATACTCATTAAATTTTTCAATACTCTCACTTGTCAAAGGTTTAGCTTTCCACTGTCGCTGATTTTTTGTAAAGAGTGCAAAGGCTTTCGCACCTATCTTTTGTGCATTTTTAGGAGCATTTTCTACTCCTCCACTGGCACTTACATGCGCACCTACAAATTTACTCAATCCAACTCCTTTAGCTTTATCAATATTTTATTTTTACTATCTTTAAAATACACACCCTTTTTAGTGACCCGGTAGATTATAGCAAAGCGCTCATCCAAGATCTCTTGGAAAAATCCATCACCTCTTTTTTCTAAGTTTTTACCAGCAAATATTGGCTTACTTTCTAGAATATTACGTATAATATAAGACGGATAAAAGGGAGAAAGCACTTTTTCATTAAACATCGCATAGGACATGCACCGTCCATTTATACAGACTCTTTTACCTAAAATAAGCTCAAACAGAGGCTGTCCAGCACCATATGCTTGGAGTTTGAGACTTCTTCCTCGTTGCAAAAAACCACTAGCAGCAACTTTTATACTTTTCGTTTTAAAAACAAAACGCACTGGCTCACTTGTAAACTTTTGCTTTATAGCACATCCACTAAAAAATAAAACAATTATCATCAATATATTGAGAGAGTTTTTGCTATAATGCGAAGAAAAAAGATGTGGCATGAGCAACCTTGAGTTTTTTTTCTATCTCTTTGTTTATAGTTTCATTTTAACATATCTTGTTTTAGGCTTTATCATTAGTTTTGAAGCAATGCTAGCCCTCTATAATGTAAAAAGCGCAATTGAGTGGATACGCGAATGGCATAAACCTTCAACGTTTAAAACTATGCTTATTATTTTTTTACCAATGCTCCATCTTGCCTACTTTTTTCTTGAACTCCTCCCATATCTTTTAGGAATCAATAAAGATATCCGCCCTTTTGATCTTGATCGCATTTTTAATATTGTTTTTCCCAAGGAGAGTTTTTGAAACTGGCCATCATCGGCCTCGGTTACGTAGGCCTGCCATTAGCAGTAGAGTTTGGCAAAAAGTATAAAACTATTGGATTTGATATTAATGTCAAGAGAATCGAAGAGCTACAAAACGGCATAGATAGAACATTAGAAGTAAGTAAAGAAGAACTCCAAGAAGCTAAAAACCTCTCATTTACCTCTTCAATAGATGAGATTAAAGATGCAAATATCTATATCATCACTGTTCCAACCCCCATAGATGAGCATAAAAATCCAGATCTTACTCCTCTCATCATGGCTAGTAGAACAGTTGGCAGAGTATTGAAAAAAGGTGATATTGTTATCTATGAATCTACTGTCTTTCCAGGATGTACTGAAGAGGTGTGTGTACCAGAATTAGAGCGTGAAAGTGGTCTTATATTTAATAAAGATTTTTTCTGTGGCTACTCTCCAGAGAGAATCAATCCAGGAGATAAAAAACATCGCCTTCCAACTATTAAAAAGGTAACAAGTGGCAGTACTCCAGAAATTGCAAAAAAGGTAGATGAGCTCTATAAAAGTATCATCACAGCCGGAACTCATCTAGCACCAAGCATCAAAATAGCAGAGGCTGCAAAAGTGATAGAAAATGCTCAAAGAGATATTAATATCGCATTTGTTAATGAACTGGCTTTAATTTTTGATAGATTAGATATAGATACACTCGATGTATTAGAAGCTGCTGGCACAAAATGGAACTTTCTACCCTTTCGTCCAGGTCTTGTTGGAGGACACTGCATTGGAGTAGATCCCTATTACTTGGCTTATAAAGCAAAAGAGGTAGGATACCATCCACAAATAATACTTGCTGGTAGAAGAACCAACGATGAGATGGGCATCTTTGTAGCCAATAAAGTAGTAAAACTCCTCATCCATAAAGGACACAAAGTAAAGGGGAGCAAAGCATTAGTACTTGGAATAACCTTTAAAGAGAACTGTCCGGATATTAGAAATAGTAGAGTCATTGATGTCATTAACGAACTGCAAGATTTTGGCATTGAAGTAGATGTATATGATCCTTGGGCAGAGAGTGAGGAAGTCAAAAGAGAATATAACCTTGAGCTTTTAACAAACGAGCCAAACTTTGCAGAGTATGACTCAATTGTTTTAGCTGTAGCCCATGAGCAGTTTAGAAAGCTTGATTATCAAAAGATACCGAAATCAAGTGTGGTTTTTGATATTAAGGGTGTGCTGCCAAAAGATATAGTGGATAAAAGGCTTTGATGAAAATCTATCTCTCCCCTCCTCACATGAGCGGTAAAGAGCTTGCATATATTGAAGAGGCTTTTGCAAGTAACTACATTGCTCCAGTGGGAGAATTTATCGATCGATTTGAAGAAGTAGTCAAAAAATATACAAAAGCTCCTCATGCTCTTGCACTTTGCAATGCTTCTGCTGGCATTCATTTAGCTCTTAGAACTCTTGGAATCAAAGAGGGTGACAAGGTAGCAGTAAGCGATTTTACATTTATAGCATCTCTCTCACC
The Nitratiruptor tergarcus DSM 16512 genome window above contains:
- a CDS encoding AAA family ATPase, translating into MEFLKDFLQVKDVKKAKIFPHLKVSEEEAKILQYLTKEYINGEDEVNVFDVLNDIYGEERFIYLDKLHLIKNLLDLGWIVQGGFGSLKSNDFTKLELLHSEIALSVPFLRLLEEGNVELALPEIKPYEDHLEYFEDQFFRIEIYQKIAQARQNYSTDAPTINRLKNKLNLLENRIKERLQVTTKELEVEKLFQEYALSQKEQIIFLALLKEEYAGNEGGLREMNALIDLISFNEYERIENRSLLEEHAKLIANGLIDYDEVLTPFGNLSRSFFVVEDIMQRIVHPDRKRSKKLKLQNLIKEQDIFELIEPKTTLDDVVLHPETRKTLDALLRQMDRRVAERLKKWGIKTKKRGVDARIIFYGPPGTGKTLTALSLAKSLKKPVLSFDCSKILSMYVGESEKNVRKIFDTYRDLSQKAKSEPVLLLNEADQFLSARSQSPGSSADKMHNQMQNIFLEQIENFEGVLIATTNLLETIDSAFSRRFNYKIEFKKPSFQERVKLWEMMLPKEADYEQGFDINTLAQYDLTGGQINIIIKNTAYKVAIKEEPIFTMSDFIEEIQKEKISAFGDEKSMGFLHR
- the nfo gene encoding deoxyribonuclease IV; its protein translation is MSKFVGAHVSASGGVENAPKNAQKIGAKAFALFTKNQRQWKAKPLTSESIEKFNEYVEKVGIEKKHILPHDSYLINLGHPEDEKWQKSLDAFIDEVQRCEQLGLDKLNFHPGSHLKKISEEECLDRISEAMNETLKQSSSVTLVIENTAGQGSNLGYKFEHLRYLIDKSIDKSRVGVCLDTAHMFAAGYDLRTKEAYEKTMQEFDKIVGFQYLRGMHINDSKAKFASRVDRHHSLGKGEIGLDAFRFIMQDERIKDIPLILETIDDTIWDKEIALLYSFMES
- the tviB gene encoding Vi polysaccharide biosynthesis UDP-N-acetylglucosamine C-6 dehydrogenase TviB — encoded protein: MKLAIIGLGYVGLPLAVEFGKKYKTIGFDINVKRIEELQNGIDRTLEVSKEELQEAKNLSFTSSIDEIKDANIYIITVPTPIDEHKNPDLTPLIMASRTVGRVLKKGDIVIYESTVFPGCTEEVCVPELERESGLIFNKDFFCGYSPERINPGDKKHRLPTIKKVTSGSTPEIAKKVDELYKSIITAGTHLAPSIKIAEAAKVIENAQRDINIAFVNELALIFDRLDIDTLDVLEAAGTKWNFLPFRPGLVGGHCIGVDPYYLAYKAKEVGYHPQIILAGRRTNDEMGIFVANKVVKLLIHKGHKVKGSKALVLGITFKENCPDIRNSRVIDVINELQDFGIEVDVYDPWAESEEVKREYNLELLTNEPNFAEYDSIVLAVAHEQFRKLDYQKIPKSSVVFDIKGVLPKDIVDKRL